Proteins encoded within one genomic window of Rubidibacter lacunae KORDI 51-2:
- a CDS encoding Uma2 family endonuclease, with protein MTGAIAPKQHEHVILHGVCWSTYEALVRDLESEPAKRLTYNQGILEIMVPLPPHEQYKKRIGRLVEAATEELGIELASLGQVTWKRQDLEKGLEPDRCYYIQNEPSVRDRSDIDPNRDLPPDLAIEIDHTSSSLDRLVIYAALGIPEVWRYDGEKLTIYHLFKGAYNPQEASVALPILSAEDVLRFLQARQRSGENAWLREFRQWMRAQLS; from the coding sequence ATGACAGGCGCGATCGCTCCCAAACAGCACGAGCACGTCATTCTTCATGGTGTGTGTTGGAGCACCTATGAAGCTTTGGTCCGCGACCTAGAATCCGAGCCAGCGAAGCGCCTCACTTACAACCAAGGAATTCTAGAAATAATGGTCCCCCTGCCGCCCCACGAGCAGTACAAGAAGCGCATTGGGCGTTTAGTTGAAGCGGCGACGGAAGAATTAGGAATCGAGCTTGCCAGCTTGGGTCAGGTGACTTGGAAACGACAAGATTTAGAAAAAGGTCTAGAGCCAGACCGATGCTATTACATTCAGAACGAACCGAGCGTACGGGATCGATCGGACATCGATCCGAATCGAGACCTACCCCCCGATCTCGCGATCGAAATCGATCACACAAGCAGCTCCCTCGACCGTCTTGTTATTTATGCAGCTCTGGGCATCCCGGAAGTGTGGCGGTACGACGGAGAAAAATTGACGATCTATCACCTTTTTAAGGGTGCATACAATCCTCAAGAAGCTTCCGTTGCCCTGCCGATACTCAGTGCTGAAGATGTCCTGCGGTTCCTGCAGGCAAGACAGCGGTCGGGTGAAAATGCTTGGCTCCGCGAGTTTCGGCAGTGGATGCGCGCGCAGCTTAGCTAA
- a CDS encoding XRE family transcriptional regulator encodes MSRSSPQEPPLSAGIGRRIEEIRGELTQQEFARSIRVGLRTLIRYEQEERLPDIEVSARICEVYDVDPGWLMTGKGSLRPPGKSISIRHYDISASAGPGAFADWEPPARWVSIDLEWLRQDLHVSPSDVTLIDVRGDSMTPTLLHGDQMLVSHTVAEPLPPGIYVIRVEGLLLVKRLELQPGRKLQVISDNPVYPPYVVDLTAEGIDFAVLGQVVWMGRNMEE; translated from the coding sequence ATGTCAAGGTCATCGCCCCAGGAGCCACCCCTCAGCGCTGGCATCGGTCGGCGGATCGAGGAAATTCGCGGCGAACTGACTCAGCAGGAGTTCGCTCGCAGCATCCGCGTCGGTCTGCGCACGCTGATTCGCTACGAGCAGGAGGAGCGCTTGCCGGATATCGAGGTATCGGCGCGCATCTGTGAAGTCTACGATGTGGACCCCGGTTGGCTGATGACCGGGAAGGGGTCACTCCGTCCGCCCGGAAAAAGCATTTCGATCCGCCACTACGACATCTCGGCATCGGCGGGTCCGGGGGCGTTTGCCGACTGGGAGCCCCCGGCGCGGTGGGTTTCTATCGATCTGGAGTGGCTTCGGCAGGACCTGCACGTCTCTCCGTCGGACGTGACGCTGATTGACGTGCGCGGGGACTCAATGACTCCGACCCTCCTGCACGGCGACCAAATGCTGGTTTCGCATACGGTCGCAGAGCCATTGCCGCCGGGCATCTACGTCATCCGGGTCGAAGGATTGCTGCTGGTGAAGCGGTTGGAGCTGCAGCCGGGAAGGAAGCTGCAGGTGATTTCAGATAACCCGGTGTACCCGCCCTATGTGGTGGACCTGACAGCTGAGGGCATCGACTTCGCGGTGCTAGGACAGGTGGTGTGGATGGGTCGCAACATGGAGGAATAA
- a CDS encoding potassium channel family protein — protein sequence MNRKAIAPPTKKVVPTNPLSVVKWGVSLLATNPYNRLLLALIVFIVTHPMTSDSTSLLFFNAITILIVALSINSGRLKRRGAVFYALLAIGAFIGQIMLGDPTTPDIDGGTVALTVGLLVNATFLAVSVISFTRYIFTETRVSADTIKGGLCGYILLGLTWALIYQTFALWNPDAFLMSCTDCKLNVMYFSFTTLTTLGYGDISPVDPTVQVLASLQAIVGIMYPSIFISRLVGLYSKSDA from the coding sequence ATGAATAGGAAGGCGATCGCGCCGCCGACAAAAAAAGTGGTTCCGACTAACCCGCTCTCGGTTGTGAAGTGGGGAGTGAGTCTCCTGGCGACTAATCCTTACAATCGCCTGCTCTTGGCACTGATCGTGTTTATCGTGACGCACCCGATGACCAGCGACAGCACCAGTTTGCTGTTTTTCAATGCCATCACGATACTAATCGTCGCATTGTCCATCAACAGCGGGCGTCTCAAACGGCGTGGAGCAGTTTTCTATGCGCTCCTGGCGATCGGTGCGTTTATCGGTCAAATAATGCTGGGCGATCCAACAACTCCCGATATCGATGGTGGGACAGTCGCACTGACAGTAGGCTTGCTAGTCAATGCAACTTTTCTTGCAGTCTCAGTCATCTCTTTCACCCGTTACATCTTTACCGAGACACGTGTTTCGGCAGACACGATCAAAGGCGGGCTTTGCGGATATATCCTGCTCGGACTCACGTGGGCTCTGATTTATCAGACATTTGCGCTCTGGAATCCAGACGCCTTCTTAATGTCGTGTACGGACTGTAAACTTAACGTGATGTACTTCAGCTTCACTACCCTCACGACCCTGGGCTATGGTGACATCTCTCCAGTCGATCCGACAGTGCAGGTGCTGGCAAGCCTCCAGGCGATCGTCGGAATCATGTATCCGTCAATCTTCATCTCGCGGTTGGTTGGACTGTACTCAAAATCCGATGCTTAG
- a CDS encoding potassium/proton antiporter — translation MPSLELFCFAAGLLLILSVAASKLSTRFGVPGLLIFLLIGMLAGSEGIGGIYFDNYQLAKTIGDIALMFILFNGGMETQWRTIQPVLGVGLVLSTLGVALTTLILGTFAWAVLGSFSSFDFGLDGISWLEGLLLGAIVSSTDAAAVFSILKSDRSGLKGHLKPLLELESGSNDPMAVLLTDTLVKVLAASDPSSTGLMTIMVTLLLRLGVATLVGYGIGLLMSWTTNRFSFDTKELYPVLTVGRVLLIYGIATLLQGNGFLAIYVAGVVLGNQRYPFKEEIASFMEGNAWIMQISMFLVLGLLVFPSQLLGVAPVAIAIALFLMFIARPLSVFIGLALARYSWQEKTFVSWVGLRGAVPIILAIAPISAGLDDSRVIFNLVFFIVLISVSVQGLTLTSSARWLKLTNDV, via the coding sequence ATGCCATCCCTGGAGTTATTCTGCTTTGCTGCTGGCTTGCTACTGATTTTGAGTGTTGCTGCCAGCAAGCTATCAACTAGGTTTGGGGTTCCTGGACTGCTTATATTCCTGCTAATTGGGATGCTGGCAGGCTCTGAAGGAATTGGGGGAATTTACTTCGACAACTACCAGTTAGCCAAAACAATCGGCGATATTGCGCTGATGTTCATCTTGTTTAATGGCGGGATGGAAACACAATGGCGTACCATTCAGCCAGTTTTGGGCGTAGGGTTGGTTCTCTCAACACTTGGCGTTGCACTCACCACACTCATACTGGGGACATTTGCTTGGGCCGTTTTGGGATCGTTCTCTTCGTTTGATTTTGGGCTAGATGGAATTAGTTGGTTAGAAGGGTTACTATTGGGCGCGATCGTTTCTTCAACTGATGCTGCCGCCGTCTTTTCAATTCTCAAGTCAGACAGATCGGGTCTTAAGGGTCACCTTAAACCATTACTAGAACTTGAATCTGGCAGTAACGATCCAATGGCAGTTTTACTTACGGATACGTTAGTAAAAGTCTTGGCCGCCTCAGACCCTTCCTCTACCGGACTGATGACGATAATGGTGACATTACTCTTACGACTGGGTGTGGCAACACTTGTGGGTTATGGCATCGGACTTCTGATGAGTTGGACGACCAATCGCTTTTCCTTCGACACAAAAGAACTGTACCCCGTTCTAACTGTAGGGCGCGTTTTATTAATTTATGGAATTGCTACTTTGCTACAAGGCAATGGCTTTCTAGCAATTTACGTGGCAGGTGTAGTCCTTGGCAACCAACGATATCCCTTCAAGGAGGAGATTGCTAGTTTTATGGAAGGGAATGCCTGGATAATGCAAATCAGCATGTTTTTAGTTCTAGGGCTTTTAGTGTTCCCCTCACAACTACTAGGGGTCGCACCAGTTGCCATAGCGATCGCCTTGTTTCTGATGTTTATAGCACGTCCATTGAGTGTATTTATTGGCTTGGCGTTGGCAAGGTATAGCTGGCAAGAAAAAACCTTCGTGTCTTGGGTAGGGCTGCGGGGAGCCGTACCGATTATCTTGGCGATCGCTCCCATCTCTGCGGGCTTGGACGATTCTAGAGTCATTTTTAATTTGGTCTTCTTTATCGTTTTGATTTCAGTATCCGTTCAGGGTTTGACCTTGACTTCCTCAGCCAGGTGGCTGAAACTGACAAATGATGTCTAA
- a CDS encoding site-specific integrase yields MRKNRLLLRSTLPPKPGSDRKEPHQQRIFLGVHANPAGVKVAEAKAREISAQLDLGSFSWESYGKSKPVETIPETEKLVQCFREHYFSTRQLTETTHQTWCKDYLRVFRELPPHEELTVARLERAVLATEPGTRLRDRFCVALGALAKFADLPFDTSKYRGKKSTRRINPRDLPDDRTIAEWFLKLSTRNPQWGWVYGIIAAYGLRPSEVWLFDTEAIKNEPGIISVLAGKTGYREGVMPLYPEWWQEWGLFEVKLPTNNSKDIGRAVGQYFRRAGVPFKPYDLRHAWAGRAAKFGIDTGSAAYQMGHSVQIHHTHYGHWYNDRHQRLVFSLILQRADRPMAPELPAETEAIGTPAAC; encoded by the coding sequence ATGCGCAAGAATCGCTTGCTTCTGCGATCGACTCTGCCGCCTAAACCAGGCTCGGACAGGAAAGAGCCCCACCAGCAGAGGATTTTCCTTGGCGTACATGCGAACCCGGCAGGGGTAAAGGTCGCTGAGGCCAAAGCGCGGGAGATTTCTGCCCAGCTCGATCTGGGCTCGTTCTCCTGGGAGTCGTACGGGAAATCCAAACCGGTAGAGACGATTCCCGAAACAGAGAAGCTGGTGCAGTGCTTTCGAGAGCACTATTTCTCTACTCGCCAACTCACAGAAACGACCCATCAAACCTGGTGTAAGGATTATTTGAGAGTATTCCGCGAGCTTCCGCCGCATGAAGAGCTGACCGTTGCCCGTTTGGAAAGAGCTGTACTTGCGACAGAACCAGGGACGAGGCTTAGAGACCGCTTCTGTGTTGCACTCGGCGCCCTAGCGAAGTTTGCCGATCTGCCGTTTGATACGAGCAAGTATCGCGGTAAGAAGTCGACTCGCCGGATCAACCCCCGTGACCTACCCGATGATCGGACTATTGCGGAGTGGTTTCTCAAACTCAGTACGCGAAATCCACAGTGGGGTTGGGTATATGGAATCATTGCAGCCTATGGGTTGAGACCGTCCGAAGTCTGGCTCTTCGATACGGAAGCCATCAAAAACGAGCCGGGGATTATCTCCGTGCTGGCTGGAAAGACCGGATATAGAGAAGGTGTGATGCCCCTGTATCCAGAATGGTGGCAGGAGTGGGGGCTTTTCGAGGTCAAGCTCCCCACCAATAACTCGAAGGATATCGGCAGAGCAGTCGGTCAATATTTTCGAAGGGCTGGCGTCCCGTTCAAGCCCTATGACCTCCGCCATGCTTGGGCTGGACGTGCTGCAAAGTTTGGAATTGATACCGGCTCGGCGGCTTACCAAATGGGACATTCAGTACAAATTCACCACACGCACTACGGGCACTGGTACAACGACCGGCATCAACGACTGGTCTTCTCGTTAATACTGCAACGAGCAGATCGTCCCATGGCTCCAGAGTTGCCCGCCGAAACTGAAGCTATCGGTACTCCAGCGGCTTGTTGA
- a CDS encoding AAA family ATPase encodes MGALDNILRQMPDELAWVAVGRNKAPYLKNWSIHPLSKQEVVSEIAAGRCHAIGVLCGTPSGGLLFVDVDGASCDRLVEKLSGLPLAEALPKTVGVTSGRPGRCQLIYRVTREHWDAIATRKLKAAVPGEGLELRWDGCQSVVTGHHPQTDGYRFLPGQSFEECAIAPAPGWMLQQMQPQTSLTASWQAFDRQFRLPVNAAVPLYCCLSRENRHLFDEGVPQGCRDNSGARLTRDLLGTAGYLAGIGQMFEGDPRQMLDTFCQRCSPPLSERDGDRLWKSAVKDNPGPSLSPEQIEGCIKGWLWRQRQESAGKPPAIAPDSPADFQSTMTAVGKILQIPSRARQTWELNQLARRLRQPPDSLRAMFYDYQHESHDFAPRDVHDFLASRTEERQWLVAGYISAATTIVLYADGGTGKTLLAYDLIKAIASGRPWNGFRTQQVKCLLVQTDEPEIDTRERLDIAGYAEEVKRGWVAIEQHWQFSQMHQLRLWITRERPGFVVIDSLTSANRAATAEEKDTTYASSLYDLVDLANDFGCTFLVLHHENKGGAVRGTTAIRNNVSEVWHLRRPKPAEVNQGLGRNHRILDVEKSRSGCSGNYTLELNVEDYSWSYQGEHSESVRDERPLSARLLDYLELHHGIRYEPQELLGVEDLGGATRDTIRKSLERLRKKGLVEAEHRLKDNGNGQGGKTRYKVYFVPDARMSPRAVSSEPETQAGSSVESLDGCNGAQPPVQRAESPPAEEAQVVGRQKRVNSNLQVGDRCRYCGPSGSIAVTCRGRALEVLAIADGKAHVKAPKWAYAYDIPLAHLRTIKPA; translated from the coding sequence GTGGGCGCGCTGGATAATATCTTGCGACAGATGCCGGATGAATTGGCATGGGTTGCAGTTGGAAGGAACAAGGCTCCCTATCTGAAGAATTGGTCGATTCATCCGCTTTCAAAACAAGAAGTTGTCTCGGAGATTGCGGCGGGAAGGTGTCATGCCATCGGCGTGCTATGCGGCACGCCATCGGGCGGGCTGCTCTTCGTGGATGTGGATGGAGCAAGTTGCGATCGCCTGGTGGAGAAACTCTCTGGACTCCCGCTCGCCGAAGCGCTGCCGAAGACGGTCGGGGTCACATCCGGCCGCCCGGGACGCTGCCAGTTGATTTATCGGGTGACACGGGAGCACTGGGACGCGATCGCCACCCGCAAGCTGAAGGCAGCGGTTCCGGGCGAAGGGTTGGAGCTGCGCTGGGACGGCTGCCAGTCGGTTGTCACCGGTCACCACCCGCAAACGGACGGCTACCGCTTCCTGCCGGGACAGAGCTTCGAGGAATGCGCGATCGCCCCCGCCCCTGGCTGGATGCTCCAACAGATGCAGCCGCAGACGTCATTAACGGCATCTTGGCAAGCGTTCGACCGCCAGTTTCGACTCCCCGTAAATGCTGCCGTCCCGCTGTATTGCTGCCTCAGCCGCGAGAACCGCCACCTCTTCGACGAGGGCGTGCCCCAAGGCTGCCGCGACAACTCCGGTGCCCGCCTCACTCGCGACCTGCTCGGCACGGCCGGCTACCTCGCCGGCATCGGACAGATGTTTGAGGGCGACCCGCGCCAGATGCTCGACACGTTCTGCCAGCGCTGCTCGCCCCCGCTGTCAGAACGCGATGGCGATCGCCTCTGGAAGTCAGCGGTCAAAGACAACCCCGGGCCCAGCCTCTCGCCCGAACAGATCGAGGGCTGCATCAAAGGCTGGCTCTGGCGGCAGCGTCAAGAGTCGGCAGGCAAACCGCCCGCGATCGCCCCGGACTCCCCCGCCGACTTCCAGTCCACCATGACAGCCGTCGGCAAGATCCTTCAAATCCCCAGCCGCGCGCGCCAAACTTGGGAACTCAACCAGCTCGCGCGCCGCCTCCGGCAGCCGCCCGATAGCTTGCGCGCCATGTTCTACGACTACCAGCACGAATCCCACGACTTCGCCCCCCGCGACGTCCACGACTTCCTTGCCAGCCGCACCGAAGAGCGCCAATGGCTCGTCGCCGGGTACATCAGCGCCGCCACCACCATCGTCCTCTACGCCGACGGCGGCACCGGCAAGACCCTCCTCGCTTACGACCTCATCAAGGCGATCGCCTCCGGTCGCCCCTGGAACGGCTTCCGCACCCAGCAGGTCAAATGCCTCCTCGTCCAAACCGACGAGCCCGAGATCGACACCCGCGAGCGCCTCGACATCGCCGGCTACGCCGAGGAAGTCAAACGGGGTTGGGTGGCGATCGAGCAGCACTGGCAGTTCTCCCAGATGCATCAACTGCGCCTCTGGATTACCCGCGAGCGCCCCGGCTTCGTCGTCATCGACTCCCTCACCAGCGCCAACCGCGCTGCAACAGCCGAAGAGAAAGACACCACCTACGCCAGCAGCCTTTACGACCTCGTCGACCTAGCGAACGATTTCGGCTGCACCTTCCTAGTGCTGCACCACGAGAACAAGGGCGGTGCCGTACGCGGTACGACAGCGATTCGCAATAACGTTTCCGAAGTCTGGCACCTGCGCCGCCCCAAACCCGCAGAGGTCAACCAGGGACTTGGACGCAACCATCGCATCCTGGACGTTGAGAAGTCGCGTTCGGGCTGCAGCGGCAACTACACGCTGGAGCTGAACGTGGAGGACTATTCCTGGAGCTACCAAGGCGAACATTCGGAATCCGTCCGCGACGAGCGTCCGCTCTCAGCGCGGCTGCTCGACTATCTGGAGCTGCATCATGGCATCCGCTACGAACCTCAGGAGCTGCTGGGGGTGGAAGATCTGGGCGGTGCTACGCGCGACACCATCCGCAAGAGTTTGGAGCGATTGCGCAAAAAAGGTCTGGTCGAAGCCGAACACCGACTGAAGGACAACGGCAACGGGCAGGGTGGCAAGACCCGCTACAAAGTCTACTTCGTGCCCGACGCGCGTATGTCTCCCAGGGCGGTGTCCAGCGAGCCCGAAACGCAGGCAGGGTCTAGCGTCGAGTCGCTGGACGGCTGTAACGGAGCGCAACCCCCCGTCCAGCGAGCGGAATCCCCCCCAGCAGAGGAAGCGCAGGTCGTTGGACGGCAAAAACGCGTCAACTCAAATTTGCAGGTGGGCGATCGCTGTCGCTACTGCGGGCCCTCGGGGTCAATAGCAGTGACCTGTCGGGGCAGGGCGCTGGAGGTACTGGCGATCGCCGATGGCAAAGCCCACGTAAAAGCCCCGAAGTGGGCGTATGCCTACGACATCCCCCTAGCCCACCTGCGCACAATCAAGCCCGCCTAA
- a CDS encoding cation:proton antiporter, whose protein sequence is MEHNPLLTIQIDILVLLAIACLAAVALNRFRFPYTAGLVVIGIALGWLARNVALFEVFGTLSLSHDLILFVFVPPLIFESALNLDSRLLIRNLVPILTLAAPGLLIATAITGTILSWGTPLTLLQAMLFGSLISATDPVAVIALFKELGAPKRLAVLVEGESLFNDATAIVTFNIILGIIAVGELSATTLQDGAIDFAISFVGGIVVGATFSYLARISFSWVEENPLVLATLSAVLAYGSFLLAEEVFHVSGVISVVSAGIVLGWYKTTSIQSEVREFLGEFWEYGAFLANSLIFLLVGLTVSKFELFFQLSQANFLFSSLGLTLVAILVARAIVVFGLTNLVNLFQPAPISLPYQMISFWGGLRGAVCLALALSLEAEFPNRDLIVLLTLGVAFFTIMIPGTTVGPLIRSFKLDRPSEVDLIRQAIASVSARQTAFEETRKAIAESAFVKADIATQFEQSYRQEIEQSEQSLLALRSQLPSESGPEITWLEALNLEQTVYRNLRDLGIISPAVFDYFLLRINLKRDSVLVGTTPPIAPLITPLERRWQQLWFAIGKRLAADSSWVAKLNSRLILDEYEYWVMRGYAAKEVSSRFSEFVVSIGIEGSNMANCLETYADTRKTALKAAESIAREHPELVANYQLQLASRVASLAERGAIEAFAKQGAISQAIAEQLLEQPS, encoded by the coding sequence ATGGAACACAATCCTCTACTAACAATCCAGATCGATATTTTAGTTCTACTAGCCATCGCGTGCTTGGCAGCAGTCGCCTTGAATCGCTTCCGCTTTCCTTACACTGCGGGTCTGGTCGTTATCGGCATTGCCCTAGGCTGGCTAGCACGCAACGTCGCGCTGTTTGAAGTGTTTGGCACGTTGTCTTTGTCCCACGATCTAATTTTGTTTGTCTTCGTCCCTCCACTCATCTTTGAGTCGGCATTGAATTTGGATAGTCGCCTGTTGATTAGGAATCTCGTGCCTATTTTGACGTTGGCAGCACCAGGACTCCTAATCGCAACTGCAATTACGGGTACTATCCTCAGTTGGGGGACGCCGCTGACGTTGCTGCAAGCCATGTTATTCGGCAGTTTGATCTCGGCAACAGATCCAGTTGCAGTGATTGCTCTTTTCAAGGAGTTAGGCGCTCCCAAGCGGCTAGCCGTTTTGGTAGAAGGTGAAAGCCTGTTTAACGACGCAACTGCGATCGTCACTTTCAATATCATTTTAGGAATTATCGCCGTTGGGGAACTGAGCGCGACAACGCTCCAGGATGGGGCGATCGATTTTGCGATTTCATTCGTTGGCGGGATCGTCGTTGGCGCAACGTTTTCTTACTTGGCGCGCATTTCCTTCTCGTGGGTTGAGGAGAACCCGCTCGTGCTAGCCACCCTCTCTGCCGTATTAGCATACGGATCCTTTCTCTTGGCAGAAGAAGTGTTCCACGTGTCTGGGGTTATTTCTGTCGTGAGTGCTGGCATCGTATTGGGGTGGTATAAGACAACTTCAATTCAGTCCGAAGTTCGAGAATTCCTAGGAGAGTTTTGGGAGTATGGAGCGTTCCTCGCCAATAGCTTGATCTTCCTGCTCGTAGGTTTGACAGTCTCCAAGTTTGAGCTTTTCTTCCAACTCAGCCAAGCAAACTTCCTTTTTTCCTCTCTGGGGCTAACACTGGTTGCAATCCTAGTTGCTCGGGCGATCGTTGTATTTGGACTGACGAATTTAGTCAATCTCTTCCAGCCGGCACCAATCTCGCTGCCCTATCAAATGATTAGTTTCTGGGGAGGATTGCGAGGTGCTGTTTGTTTGGCTTTAGCTCTGAGTCTTGAAGCAGAGTTCCCCAATCGGGATTTAATCGTTCTGCTTACGCTTGGGGTTGCATTTTTTACAATCATGATTCCGGGAACGACTGTGGGACCTTTGATCCGCTCTTTCAAGCTCGATCGCCCCTCAGAAGTCGATCTCATCCGGCAAGCGATCGCTAGCGTATCTGCTCGGCAAACAGCCTTTGAAGAGACTCGCAAGGCGATCGCCGAATCCGCGTTTGTCAAGGCCGACATCGCAACCCAATTCGAGCAGAGTTACCGGCAGGAGATCGAACAATCCGAGCAATCTTTGCTAGCATTACGTTCCCAACTTCCCTCTGAATCCGGCCCTGAAATCACTTGGCTAGAAGCTTTAAATCTCGAACAAACTGTTTATCGAAATTTGCGCGATCTCGGTATCATCTCCCCTGCAGTATTTGACTACTTCCTCTTGAGAATCAACCTCAAACGAGACTCGGTTTTGGTGGGGACAACCCCTCCTATCGCTCCACTAATAACGCCCCTCGAGCGGCGTTGGCAACAGCTATGGTTCGCAATTGGCAAGAGGTTAGCCGCCGATAGCAGTTGGGTTGCGAAACTAAACTCGCGGCTCATTTTGGATGAATACGAATACTGGGTGATGCGAGGCTATGCCGCCAAGGAAGTTAGCAGTCGGTTCTCGGAATTCGTGGTGTCCATCGGCATTGAAGGTTCGAATATGGCAAATTGCCTGGAAACCTATGCAGACACTCGTAAGACAGCCCTGAAAGCAGCCGAGTCAATCGCCAGGGAACATCCCGAGCTCGTCGCTAACTATCAGTTGCAACTCGCATCACGAGTGGCTTCTTTAGCGGAACGGGGAGCGATTGAGGCATTTGCTAAACAGGGTGCCATTAGTCAGGCAATAGCGGAACAACTTCTAGAGCAGCCCAGCTAG
- a CDS encoding MarC family protein, which produces MRDHLRPESLALRHWRWIPIAAAIAIDIAIATLGATAIAQVAPDTVVQPETFARLDIEAIASKRNGFGLFNIFVIFLVTLGPVKILAPFAQLTAKASRQLRFQLALRSSILSASIIFFVAVIGQKIASIWKLRLGATAIASGLILTTGVLKIINNPPQPPQFPERPSLELVVRPLTFSLILTPSGIAIVLVVILFSHYTQHDPMAILGLLAIVLTLDFCAMLAARYILAIVPLVLFSVLSYTLSVFQLALGVSLILLGIEVEVRVLQPIWNSSP; this is translated from the coding sequence ATGCGAGACCATCTCCGTCCGGAATCGCTTGCACTGCGCCACTGGCGGTGGATCCCGATCGCTGCTGCGATTGCGATTGACATAGCGATCGCCACTTTGGGCGCGACGGCGATCGCTCAGGTCGCTCCCGACACCGTCGTCCAACCCGAAACATTTGCAAGGCTCGACATTGAAGCGATCGCGAGCAAGCGGAACGGGTTTGGGCTGTTCAATATCTTTGTCATCTTCCTGGTTACTCTCGGTCCGGTCAAGATTCTCGCCCCCTTTGCACAACTTACTGCTAAAGCAAGTCGGCAACTTCGCTTTCAGCTCGCGCTACGAAGCTCAATACTGTCTGCAAGCATTATTTTCTTTGTTGCAGTCATCGGGCAGAAAATTGCAAGTATTTGGAAACTCCGGCTTGGAGCAACGGCAATTGCATCCGGACTTATCCTCACAACCGGGGTACTCAAAATCATCAACAACCCGCCTCAACCCCCTCAATTTCCCGAGCGACCTTCGTTGGAGCTTGTCGTTCGCCCGCTAACTTTTTCGTTAATCCTGACGCCATCCGGGATCGCGATCGTCTTGGTGGTTATATTATTTTCCCACTACACCCAGCACGATCCTATGGCAATTCTAGGATTGCTAGCGATTGTTCTGACTCTCGACTTTTGCGCTATGCTCGCCGCGCGCTACATACTCGCGATCGTGCCGCTAGTTCTATTTTCTGTATTGAGCTACACGCTCAGTGTTTTCCAACTTGCTCTCGGAGTTAGCCTGATTTTGCTGGGCATTGAAGTTGAAGTACGCGTACTGCAACCGATCTGGAATAGCTCGCCGTGA